Sequence from the Phaeodactylum tricornutum CCAP 1055/1 PHATR_bd_23x34 genomic scaffold, whole genome shotgun sequence genome:
TTTTTGTTGGTAATGGTCTTCCCATCGGTCACGTTGTGAGACAAAAATGATCTTGGTCTCCAGCAAGGACTTGATATATTTCGACGCGACACCACGACGACCTTTGCGAACCGCTTCGCCCTAGTCCAACAAAAACGTTAAAAATTCGTTTTTTTCCAAAGTCAACAAGAAGCTTACTGATCTCCTGGCGCAAAAGTGATCCAACTGTTCCAGCCTTGTCTAGGTCTCTTTGATGAGGCCAGTAATGAGCTACGTCAACGTCGCATTGTAAGCGCTCTATAGGATCAACCAGCGTCATGTTGCGCTTCTGCAGGGTATCTCCATAGACTTCACCGTATCAGTTCAAACAACCAAAGGCGTGTGCCGGTAAGTGATACCGCTCTCTATCAAATTCAGTTTTTGGCCCGTTACCACCCCTTTCTTTGCTTCGTTCCATCTCCAATTGTATACTATTGACCGACTTGTGCAGCGAACGTTCGCTTTACCAACCTCAGCTTCTACATTTTGGCACCTTGGCAGAGATGGTCCGTCGGCGAAGGCGACAATGAAGATCGGCCACTGCTCCGGCAGCCCTTTCTCACGCCGCATTtttttggccttttggaCATGTTTGGTGTACTGCCAACACCATTGTTTCCAAGGAAAGCCCCAACCAATGTCCCCAAGCCAAACGACATTGGGATGAAAATCCAACATATTGTTGCTAAGCCACAAATACGACGACTCGTTGATACCGTTTTCCTCGATGTGCTGGTGCTCAGCCGTCCTGATACCATATTGCAAGTAGGGCCACGCGACAACATGAAGTGGTAGTATATCCGTAATGTTTCGAAGCAAATCAGCCGTCCCGGTTGGCCCACTTTGTATGATGCTTGTCTCGTCATCAGGACTGgctttgtctttttctttcccttCGTGAACACGAGAGGCATGCATTTGAATGTGCCGTAGCCATCTCTGGTCCATAGCGGGATCCAGAGCAAGTGGACAAAATCTCTGCGCCAGCGGTGTCTCCAGCACTGCAtcttttgtcgaag
This genomic interval carries:
- a CDS encoding predicted protein, which codes for MHIEWGYTTSLFNECHSANVFSCRSCNRQCTRVKKALEDYSTITVATAVPKQRNYAWAAFEYKFVGPIGAALTTPTFPVVVLLLSYWSDVDLLVDFASTKDAVLETPLAQRFCPLALDPAMDQRWLRHIQMHASRVHEGKEKDKASPDDETSIIQSGPTGTADLLRNITDILPLHVVAWPYLQYGIRTAEHQHIEENGINESSYLWLSNNMLDFHPNVVWLGDIGWGFPWKQWCWQYTKHVQKAKKMRREKGLPEQWPIFIVAFADGPSLPRCQNVEAEVGKANVRCTSRSIVYNWRWNEAKKGVVTGQKLNLIESVYGDTLQKRNMTLVDPIERLQCDVDVAHYWPHQRDLDKAGTVGSLLRQEISKLLVDFGKKRIFNSLLETKIIFVSQRDRWEDHYQQKALVGVALVMTDRVLGLPAGLGVTVTRATLLDGGVAGWVACHVKGSFPFCCCNGNVDVIFPGMPCFFLESLALPFCINALLLQHVTDSQYPWIRAKSEWEQ